One segment of Salvelinus fontinalis isolate EN_2023a chromosome 42, ASM2944872v1, whole genome shotgun sequence DNA contains the following:
- the LOC129841110 gene encoding Krueppel-like factor luna encodes MSSRLAFQTQLASIMEVLANAAVAEICKLVDDDYAVVSLQMSQCQRENKGLKRKLNLLELKMARGYAERRLRESAMNSRPNSRVHINTNEKFRGSSSSTGGVYDIQLDHLGMWSGGPGANNDHNSSQMHPNPIRDKSPDLQLVEPESLLVKEERMEDPLGDAEADDVPLIGEDGVVECGPRGGSNRTGPGDSTSHPPTSAHGPEQLSQPQHPEQQQGPRNRHRVESAAVEDRDPDILLIKVENLDPRGGGLSIQEGPEESSRDDYRGGALPLEATHHNSPPDHTHHHPGPTRHHTTEPAAPESTPSTLRLGQDLGSITATGGPDMTAECTGESSSQKGIGTTSPAVSLGNKANMPKGASDNTPPTQTTQQLSKQRAANTLGSEYSMFELETFFTRWAPDTSASTSPSGGPSCSYTDNTTDNDPDCLIVDPEPQPQLLSATVRPTGEGVPFSGHQGVQTATLGVSGGIQGHPTWSRAAILRASQQAHQRQLQRRLRAQQLQQTHPENPTTSTTNTSTGMSSQSLHSVVGLPPGRGATAKGFAHIEVNLAGQQHCDAAGRRKSYVCRACGKAFTGQSNLEAHQRVHTGEKPFRCATCGKMFSEAGNLKKHQRVHTGEKPFACSHCGKRFAWICNLKTHQQSVCGDGGEGV; translated from the exons ATGTCGAGTCGCCTTGCGTTCCAGACACAGCTAGCTTCCATTATGGAGGTATTGGCCAATGCAGCCGTGGCAGAAATCTGCAAACTGGTAGACGACGACTACGCGGTTGTAAGTTTGCAAATGTCACAATGCCAAAGGGAGAACAAAGGTTTGAAGCGAAAGCTGAATCTTCTCGAGCTGAAGATGGCCCGTGGTTACGCCGAACGAAGGCTACGGGAAAGTGCAATGAACAGccgtcccaacagcagagttcaTATCAACACCAATGAGAAATTCAGAGGGTCGTCTTCATCAACTG GTGGTGTCTACGACATACAACTAGATCACCTGGGGATGTGGTCAGGAGGCCCTGGAGCCAATAATGATCACAACAGTTCCCAGATGCATCCCAACCCCATCCGAGACAAG TCGCCAGATCTGCAGCTTGTGGAACCTGAGTCTCTGTTGGtcaaagaggagaggatggaggatcCCCTTGGAGACGCGGAGGCAGACGACGTACCACTGATCGGAGAGGACG GAGTGGTGGAGTGTGGACCTCGTGGAGGCAGCAATAGAACAGGCCCTGGGGACTCCACATCCCATCCACCCACTTCAGCCCATGGCCCAGAGCAGCTCAGCCAGCCTCAGCACCCCGAGCAGCAGCAGGGCCCCAGGAACAGGCACCGTGTGGAG TCTGCAGCGGTGGAGGACAGAGACCCTGACATCCTGCTGATCAAGGTGGAGAATCTGGACCCACGGGGTGGAGGACTCAGCATCCAGGAGG GGCCGGAGGAGTCCAGCAGAGACGACTACAGAGGAGGAGCATTACCCCTGGAGGCCACCCACCACAACTCACCCCCAGaccacacccaccaccacccCGGGCCGACCAGGCACCACACCACGGAG cCTGCAGCTCCTGAATCAACTCCATCAACACTAAGACTGGGACAGGACCTGGGAAGTATCACAGCAACAGGAGGACCTGACATGACAGCAGAGT GTACTGGAGAGTCCTCCTCACAAAAAGGTATTGGAACCACTAGTCCCGCAGTGAGCCTAGGTAATAAAGCCAATATGCCCAAGGGAGCATCAGACAACACACCTCCAACCCAGACCACACAGCAGCTCAGCAAGCAGAGAGCAGCCAACACGCTAGGCTCTGAGTACTCAATGTTTGAGCTGGAGACCTTCTTCACGCGCTGGGCCCCAGACACATCGGCATCAACATCGCCCTCCGGTGGTCCCTCGTGCTCCTACACCGACAACACTACGGACAATGATCCAGACTGCCTCATAGTCGACCCAgagcctcagccccagctcctCTCAGCGACTGTCAGGCCCACAGGGGAGGGTGTGCCTTTCTCTGGGCATCAGGGAGTACAAACAGCCACTCTGGGTGTGAGTGGGGGCATCCAGGGGCATCCCACATGGAGCAGGGCAGCCATTTTGAGAGCGTCTCAACAAGCACATCAGCGGCAGCTTCAACGACGCCTCAGAGCACAGCAGCTACAACAGACTCACCCAGAAAACCCAActacctccaccaccaacactagtACCGGTATGTCTTCCCAATCCCTTCACTCCGTGGTAGGTCTACCACCAGGAAGAGGGGCCACGGCCAAAGGCTTTGCCCACATCGAGGTGAACCTGGCTGGGCAGCAGCACTGCGATGCGGCCGGGAGGAGAAAGAGTTACGTGTGCCGAGCCTGCGGTAAGGCCTTCACCGGTCAGTCCAACCTGGAGGCTCACCAGAGggtacacacaggggagaagccgttCAGGTGTGCCACCTGTGGGAAGATGTTCTCAGAGGCTGGCAACCTGAAGAAGCACCAGAGGGTCcatacaggggagaaaccctttGCCTGTAGCCACTGTGGGAAGCGCTTCGCCTGGATATGCAACCTCAAGACGCACCAGCAGTCAgtctgtggagatgggggagAAGGGGTGTGA
- the LOC129841507 gene encoding DNA repair protein complementing XP-A cells homolog, with protein sequence MDLLEHPTPMNDHAASPPSEPKAKNCDLSPAMRAKIERNRQRAVMLRQARLANRPWAGEGGGTSAKVAKTVDSGGGFFIDEEENQRTKKVVHQPAPVIKADYLVCDDCYKSFMDSYLSNGFDLAVCDNCRDYEVKHKLISRTEAKQLYLLKDCDLDQREPVLRFVLRKNPHNPHWGDIKLYLRLQVEKRSLEVWGSEEALEEAKEAREENREVQKQKRFNKKVKELRCAVRRSMWTKGTSAHQHEYGPEELVDEEEDLYRKVCNTCGHELTYEKM encoded by the exons ATGGATCTGTTGGAGCACCCCACACCGATGAATGATCATGCTGCTTCTCCCCCTTCGGAGCCCAAAGCCAAGAACTGCGATCTGTCCCCCGCTATGAGAGCCAAGATCGAACGGAACAGACAGCGGGCTGTGATGCTGAGGCAAGCCCGCCTGGCCAACAGACCATGGgctggagaggggggtggaaccTCGGCCAAAGTCGCCAAGACAGTCGACTCTGGGGGAGGGTTCTTCATTGATGAAGAGGAGAACCAAAGGACCAAGAAAGTGGTGCATCAACCAG CCCCTGTGATAAAGGCAGACTATCTGGTGTGTGATGACTGTTACAAGTCGTTTATGGATTCCTACCTTAGCAACGGCTTCGATCTGGCAGTCTGTGACAACTGCAG AGACTACGAGGTTAAACACAAGCTGATATCCCGTACGGAGGCTAAGCAGCTCTACCTACTGAAGGACTGTGACCTGGACCAGAGGGAGCCAGTGCTGAGGTTTGTCCTGAGGAAGAACCCACACAACCCTCACTGGGGAGACATCAAACTCTACCTCAGGCTACAG GTGGAGAAGCGCTCCTTAGAGGTGTGGGGCTCTGAGGAGGCCCTGGAGGAGGCCAAGGAAgcaagagaggagaacagggaggtacaGAAGCAGAAGCGCTTCAACAAAAAGGTTAAAG AGCTGCGTTGTGCGGTGAGGAGAAGCATGTGGACCAAGGGAACCAGTGCTCACCAGCACGAGTACGGACCTGAGGAACTagtggatgaagaggaggatcTCTACAGGAAAGTCTGTAACACCTGTGGACACGAACTGACCTATGAGAAGATGTAG
- the saraf gene encoding store-operated calcium entry-associated regulatory factor, translating to MKGLLQLVLLFLSVAHIRSWNEAPGSVLLRDVQVLTLYKGKYTTARRSSAVPQLQCVGGSAGCGSFIPDVVQCKNKGWDGVDAQWECKTDMDNAYKFGQIEVSCEGFNHPDDSYILKGSCGLEYSLELTEEGKRRHKGGSHGSTGGFGDFASSFFKGSSDNNNQHHHSNNRQQSSTGEGNSSGLVVVALLLFLAYGVYKLFLSGPTNLGQDGQFPDNGSNTHNPHGPPPPGFKPDFTGSSSGYPGASGFPGSAGGYAGSAGYGANPGYGFRSDYSGQQQQQHFAGARGARGTGNSFWTGMGTGGVLGYLFGSQRSQTPYTNTHSNYSAPRTPPTPAPSTGTRAASGFGGTKRR from the exons ATGAAGGGATTGCTTCAACTCGTTTTGCTTTTCCTCTCTGTAGCTCACATCAGAAGTTGGAATGAAG CTCCAGGTAGTGTTTTGCTCCGAGACGTGCAGGTACTCACCCTGTACAAGGGCAAGTACACCACTGCCAGACGCAGTAGCGCTGTACCTCAGCTGCAGTGTGTTGGAGGCTCAGCCGGCTGTGGATCATTCATTCCTGATGTGGTTCAATGCAAAAACAAAGGCTGGGACGGAGTCGACGCGCAG TGGGAGTGCAAAACAGACATGGACAACGCCTACAAATTTGGACAGATAGAGGTCAGCTGTGAAGGGTTCAACCATCCAGATGACTCCTACATACTGAAGGGCTCGTGTGGACTGGAGTACTCACTGGAGCTGACTGAGGAAGGCAAGAGGAGGCACAAGGGGGGCTCACACGGCTCAACAG GTGGCTTCGGTGACTTCGCTTCCAGCTTCTTCAAGggttcctcagacaacaacaacCAGCATCACCATAGcaacaacagacaacagagttCTACAGGGGAAGgaaattccagtgggttagtggTAGTCGCTCTGCTCTTGTTTCTGGCCTATGGTGTGTACAAGCTTTTCCTGAGTGGACCGACAAATCTAGGACAAGACGGGCAGTTCCCTGATAACGGCTCCAATACCCACAATCCCCATGGGCCACCACCTCCTGGATTCAAGCCAGACTTCACAG GTTCCTCTTCAGGTTACCCAGGTGCTTCCGGGTTCCCCGGTTCTGCCGGAGGATATGCTGGTTCTGCTGGCTACGGTGCCAACCCGGGGTACGGGTTCCGCAGTGACTACAGCggacagcaacaacagcagcacTTTGCAGGGGCCCGTGGTGCTCGAGGAACTGGGAATAGTTTCTGGACTGGGATGGGGACTGGAGGAGTCCTCGGTTATCTGTTTGGGAGCCAAAG AAGCCAGACGCCGTACACAAACACCCACTCAAACTACTCTGCACCCAGAACACCACCGACCCCAGCCCCTAGCACCGGAACCCGCGCTGCTTCAG GCTTTGGAGGGACCAAGAGAAGATAG